From Rhododendron vialii isolate Sample 1 chromosome 10a, ASM3025357v1, the proteins below share one genomic window:
- the LOC131302594 gene encoding protein DETOXIFICATION 1: MYYTPLKRVKLICSTRVSNELGAGNPRAAQLSVCTVMVLAVAEAITVSAALFCCRFILGYAYSGEKEVVDYVREMTPILCLSIVMDSLTAILSGIARGSGWQHIGAYVNFGAYYLVGIPLAIVLGFFQNLRGEGIWGGIVAGTILQVILLTSVTCLTNWQEQANKARERIFKGRIRADNLIDQLN, translated from the exons atgtattatacACCACTGAAAAGAGTAAAATTGATCTGTAGCACTCGGGTTTCAAATGAATTAGGAGCTGGGAATCCACGGGCAGCTCAACTGAGTGTCTGCACTGTGATGGTTCTTGCTGTTGCAGAGGCAATTACGGTGAGCGCGGCTCTCTTTTGTTGCCGCTTCATTCTGGGATATGCATATAGTGGTGAGAAAGAAGTCGTGGATTATGTCAGAGAAATGACTCCTATTCTCTGTCTCTCCATCGTCATGGACAGCTTAACGGCAATACTATCTG GGATTGCCAGAGGAAGTGGGTGGCAGCATATCGGTGCCTATGTCAATTTCGGGGCATATTATCTGGTTGGAATACCATTGGCTATTGTATtgggtttttttcaaaatctaagAGGCGAGGGGATTTGGGGTGGAATCGTGGCAGGAACAATACTGCAAGTCATTCTGCTTACTTCTGTAACATGTCTTACTAATTGGCAAGAACAG GCAAATAAAGCCAGGGAAAGAATATTCAAGGGGAGAATTCGGGCTGACAATTTAATTGATCAGTTGAACTAG